In one Pseudomonas sp. SCA2728.1_7 genomic region, the following are encoded:
- the motD gene encoding flagellar motor protein MotD → MARRRHQEEHVNHERWLVSYADFITLLFAFFVVMYSISSINEGKYKEISEALVGVFKDSDRALKPIPIGDERPKTVTPAKPLVKDAEQIDAGIAGASDPLKSIADDISAAFGDLISSNQMTVRGNELWVEIELNSSLLFGSGDAMPSDIAFNIIDKVAAILKPFDNPIHVEGFTDDQPIRTAQYPTNWELSSARSASIVRMLAMQGVNPGRLASVGYGEFQPVANNATAEGRGKNRRVVLVVSRNLDVRRSLTGTGTANAQPDAALKRAGTQTAPTPVKTPGRESAVNSPSPALTR, encoded by the coding sequence ATGGCCCGTCGTCGCCACCAGGAAGAGCATGTAAACCACGAACGCTGGCTGGTTTCCTACGCTGACTTCATCACGTTGCTGTTCGCGTTCTTCGTGGTCATGTACTCGATTTCGTCGATCAACGAAGGCAAGTACAAAGAGATTTCCGAAGCGCTGGTCGGCGTCTTCAAGGACTCCGACCGCGCGCTCAAACCGATCCCGATCGGCGACGAGCGACCGAAAACCGTGACCCCGGCCAAGCCGCTGGTCAAGGACGCCGAGCAGATCGATGCCGGTATCGCCGGTGCCAGCGATCCGCTGAAAAGCATCGCCGATGACATCAGCGCCGCGTTCGGTGACCTGATCAGTTCCAACCAGATGACCGTGCGTGGCAACGAGTTGTGGGTCGAGATCGAACTCAACTCCAGCCTGTTGTTCGGCAGTGGCGATGCCATGCCGAGCGACATTGCATTCAACATCATCGACAAGGTTGCAGCGATTCTGAAACCGTTCGACAACCCGATTCACGTCGAAGGCTTCACCGACGATCAACCGATCCGCACCGCGCAGTACCCGACCAACTGGGAACTGTCCTCGGCGCGGTCGGCGAGCATCGTGCGCATGCTGGCCATGCAGGGCGTAAACCCTGGCCGATTGGCATCGGTGGGTTACGGCGAGTTTCAACCGGTGGCCAACAACGCTACCGCTGAAGGCCGGGGGAAAAACCGCCGGGTGGTTCTGGTGGTCTCGCGCAATCTCGATGTGCGCCGCAGCCTCACGGGCACCGGAACCGCCAACGCGCAACCGGACGCTGCATTGAAGCGGGCTGGCACACAAACTGCACCGACCCCGGTCAAGACGCCGGGACGCGAGAGTGCCGTCAATTCTCCGTCACCCGCATTAACACGCTGA
- a CDS encoding flagellar motor protein gives MDVLSLIGIIMAFVAIIGGNYLEGGHLGALANGPAALIVLGGTIGAALLQSPMSAFKRAMQILAWILFPPRVDLAGGIDRVVNWSLTARKEGLLGLEGVADAEPDNYSRKGLQLLVDGAEPEAIRSILEVDFYTQEARDIEAAKVFESMGGYAPTIGIIGAVMGLIHVMGNLADPTQLGSGIAVAFVATIYGVASANLVLLPIAAKLKSIALRQSRYREMLLEGILSIAEGENPRSIELKLQGFMD, from the coding sequence ATGGATGTTTTAAGCCTTATCGGGATCATCATGGCGTTCGTCGCCATCATCGGCGGTAACTACCTTGAAGGTGGTCACCTCGGTGCGCTGGCCAACGGCCCGGCGGCATTGATCGTACTGGGCGGCACCATCGGTGCCGCACTGCTGCAATCGCCGATGAGCGCGTTCAAACGCGCCATGCAGATCCTTGCCTGGATTCTGTTTCCGCCACGGGTCGATCTGGCCGGTGGCATCGATCGCGTCGTCAACTGGAGCCTCACCGCACGCAAGGAAGGCCTGCTGGGTCTGGAAGGCGTGGCGGATGCCGAACCCGACAATTACTCGCGCAAAGGCCTGCAACTGCTGGTCGACGGTGCCGAGCCGGAAGCGATCCGCAGCATCCTCGAAGTGGATTTCTACACCCAGGAAGCGCGCGATATCGAAGCGGCGAAAGTCTTTGAAAGCATGGGCGGCTACGCGCCGACCATCGGCATCATCGGTGCGGTAATGGGCCTGATCCACGTGATGGGCAACCTCGCCGATCCGACGCAACTGGGCAGCGGTATCGCCGTAGCCTTCGTCGCGACCATTTACGGCGTGGCCAGTGCCAACCTGGTGTTGCTGCCAATCGCCGCCAAGCTGAAGTCAATCGCGTTGCGGCAGTCGCGTTATCGCGAAATGTTGTTGGAAGGGATCCTGTCGATCGCCGAAGGTGAAAACCCTCGCTCCATTGAGTTGAAGCTGCAAGGCTTCATGGATTAA
- a CDS encoding chemotaxis response regulator protein-glutamate methylesterase: protein MAVKVLVVDDSGFFRRRVSEILSADPSIQVVGTATNGKEAIDQALALKPDVITMDYEMPMMDGITAVRHIMQRCPTPVLMFSSLTHEGARVTLDALDAGAVDFLPKNFEDISRNPEKVKQLLCEKVHSISRSNRRFSAYSAPAPAAAPTPAPAPAPSSFSSHSTSAPARPAPAPVHAPAPSRAPAASASSPAPKRKAYKLVAIGTSTGGPVALQRVLTQLPANFPAPIVLIQHMPAAFTKAFAERLDKLCRISVKEAEDGDILRPGLALLAPGGKQMMIDGRGAVKILPGDERLNYKPCVDITFGSAAKSYGDKVLAVVLTGMGADGREGARLLKQGGSAVWAQDEASCVIYGMPMAIVKADLADAVYSLDDIGKHIVEACI from the coding sequence ATGGCAGTCAAAGTCCTGGTGGTGGACGATTCGGGTTTTTTCCGCCGCCGCGTCTCGGAAATTCTTTCTGCGGATCCGAGCATTCAGGTGGTCGGCACTGCAACCAACGGTAAAGAGGCGATTGATCAGGCGCTGGCGCTCAAGCCGGACGTGATCACCATGGACTACGAGATGCCGATGATGGACGGCATCACGGCAGTGCGGCACATCATGCAGCGCTGCCCGACCCCGGTGTTGATGTTCTCTTCGCTGACCCACGAAGGCGCCCGGGTGACCCTCGATGCGCTGGACGCCGGCGCGGTGGATTTCCTGCCGAAGAATTTCGAAGACATCTCGCGCAACCCGGAGAAGGTCAAGCAGTTGCTGTGCGAAAAGGTCCATAGCATTTCGCGCAGTAATCGTCGTTTCAGTGCTTATAGCGCGCCGGCTCCAGCCGCAGCGCCAACGCCTGCACCGGCTCCGGCGCCATCCAGCTTCAGCAGCCACAGCACCAGCGCACCGGCACGTCCGGCACCCGCGCCTGTGCATGCACCTGCTCCAAGCCGTGCTCCGGCTGCCAGCGCGTCGTCGCCGGCACCGAAACGCAAAGCCTACAAACTGGTTGCCATCGGTACCTCGACTGGCGGCCCGGTTGCCTTGCAGCGCGTGCTGACTCAGTTGCCAGCGAACTTTCCGGCGCCGATCGTGCTGATCCAGCACATGCCGGCAGCGTTCACCAAGGCGTTTGCCGAGCGTCTCGACAAGCTCTGCCGCATCAGCGTCAAGGAAGCCGAGGATGGCGACATCCTGCGTCCGGGCCTGGCGTTGCTCGCACCGGGTGGCAAGCAAATGATGATCGACGGCCGTGGCGCGGTGAAAATCCTCCCGGGCGACGAGCGTCTGAATTACAAGCCGTGCGTGGACATCACCTTCGGTTCGGCGGCGAAATCCTACGGCGACAAAGTTCTGGCGGTGGTGTTGACCGGCATGGGCGCCGACGGCCGTGAAGGCGCGCGTCTGCTCAAGCAGGGCGGTAGCGCGGTGTGGGCGCAGGATGAAGCAAGCTGCGTGATCTACGGCATGCCGATGGCCATCGTCAAAGCCGACCTCGCCGACGCGGTGTATAGCCTCGACGACATCGGCAAGCACATTGTCGAGGCGTGTATCTGA
- a CDS encoding chemotaxis protein CheA, with the protein MSFGADEEILQDFLVEAGEILEQLSEQLVELESRPDDADLLNAIFRGFHTVKGGAGFLQLNELVECCHIAENVFDILRKGERRVDAELMDVVLEALDAVNSMFTEVRERAPITAATPELLAALARLAEPQSADAAPASPVAEMIEELVVEGDSGDITDNEFEQLLDSLNAVKAEAEAPAAAAPAQTAAEAASDEITDAEFESLLDQLHGKGQFAVDAVAPAAAAPAAPAKGDSSDITDDEFEALLDQLHGKGNFAVDALESAIASAPAPAAPAAAAAGSDLISDHEFESLLDELHGKGKFTEVGTAAAGSASTVATPAAKAPAAAAAPKPATKPEPKAEAPKPAAAAPAPARAPATPPPEKPASEAETTVRVDTARLDEIMNMVGELVLVRNRLVRLGLNSGDEAMQKAVSNLDVVTADLQTAVMKTRMQPIKKVFGRFPRLVRDLARQLKKEINLELVGEETDLDKNLVEALADPLVHLVRNAVDHGIESPEEREASGKARGGRVVLAAEQEGDHILLSISDDGKGMDPNVLRAIAVKRGVMDKDAADRLSDTECYNLIFAPGFSTKTEISDVSGRGVGMDVVKTKISQLNGSINIYSTKGQGSKIVIKVPLTLAIMPTLMVMLGNQAFAFPLVNVNEIFHLDLSTTNVVDGQEVVIVRDKALPLFYLKRWLVSSAAHEEQREGHVVILSVGTQRIGFVVDQLVGQEEVVIKPLGKMLQGTPGMSGATITGDGRIALILDVPSMLKRYAARRI; encoded by the coding sequence ATGAGCTTCGGCGCCGATGAAGAGATCCTTCAGGATTTCCTGGTTGAGGCCGGCGAGATTCTTGAGCAACTGTCCGAACAACTGGTCGAGCTGGAAAGCCGTCCGGATGACGCAGATCTGCTCAACGCAATTTTTCGCGGTTTCCACACTGTAAAAGGGGGCGCCGGCTTCCTTCAGCTCAATGAGCTGGTGGAGTGCTGTCACATCGCCGAAAACGTGTTCGACATCCTGCGTAAGGGTGAGCGTCGCGTTGATGCAGAACTGATGGACGTTGTCCTCGAAGCACTGGACGCGGTGAACAGCATGTTCACTGAGGTTCGTGAGCGTGCTCCGATCACCGCTGCCACCCCGGAACTGCTGGCCGCCCTGGCGCGTCTGGCCGAACCGCAATCGGCGGACGCAGCCCCGGCTTCGCCAGTGGCCGAGATGATCGAAGAACTGGTCGTCGAAGGCGACTCGGGCGACATCACCGATAACGAATTTGAGCAACTGCTGGATTCGCTGAACGCCGTCAAGGCTGAAGCTGAAGCCCCGGCCGCTGCTGCGCCTGCGCAAACGGCCGCTGAAGCCGCGAGCGATGAAATCACCGATGCCGAGTTCGAGTCGTTGCTCGATCAACTGCACGGCAAGGGCCAGTTCGCGGTGGACGCGGTTGCGCCAGCGGCGGCAGCCCCTGCGGCTCCGGCCAAGGGCGACAGCTCTGACATCACCGACGACGAATTCGAAGCCCTGCTCGATCAATTGCATGGCAAGGGCAACTTTGCCGTGGATGCGCTGGAGTCGGCGATTGCGTCGGCACCTGCGCCGGCTGCTCCAGCGGCCGCCGCTGCCGGCAGCGACCTGATCAGCGATCACGAGTTCGAATCGCTGCTCGACGAATTGCACGGCAAAGGCAAGTTCACCGAAGTCGGCACTGCCGCTGCTGGCAGTGCTTCGACCGTCGCCACACCGGCTGCCAAGGCACCGGCCGCTGCTGCAGCGCCCAAGCCTGCCACCAAGCCTGAGCCAAAAGCCGAAGCGCCAAAACCGGCTGCTGCTGCACCGGCTCCGGCCCGTGCGCCGGCGACACCGCCACCGGAAAAACCGGCGAGCGAAGCCGAAACCACCGTGCGCGTCGACACGGCACGTCTCGACGAAATCATGAACATGGTCGGCGAGCTGGTGCTGGTGCGTAACCGTCTGGTGCGCCTGGGCCTGAACAGCGGCGATGAAGCCATGCAAAAGGCCGTGTCGAACCTCGACGTGGTCACGGCTGACTTGCAGACCGCCGTCATGAAGACGCGGATGCAGCCGATCAAGAAGGTCTTCGGGCGCTTCCCGCGTCTGGTTCGAGATCTGGCGCGTCAGCTCAAGAAAGAAATCAACCTGGAACTGGTGGGTGAAGAAACCGACCTCGACAAAAACCTTGTCGAGGCCCTGGCCGACCCACTGGTCCACTTGGTGCGCAACGCTGTCGACCACGGCATCGAGTCGCCGGAAGAACGCGAAGCGTCGGGCAAGGCCCGTGGCGGTCGCGTGGTGCTGGCGGCCGAACAGGAAGGCGACCATATCCTGCTGTCGATTTCCGATGACGGCAAAGGCATGGACCCGAATGTCCTGCGCGCCATCGCGGTAAAACGCGGGGTGATGGACAAGGACGCGGCCGATCGCCTCAGCGATACCGAGTGCTACAACCTTATTTTCGCCCCGGGTTTCTCGACCAAGACCGAGATCTCCGACGTCTCCGGCCGTGGTGTCGGCATGGACGTGGTGAAGACCAAGATTTCCCAGCTCAACGGTTCGATCAACATCTACTCGACCAAGGGCCAGGGCTCGAAGATCGTCATCAAGGTGCCGCTGACCCTCGCGATCATGCCAACCCTGATGGTGATGCTCGGCAATCAGGCGTTTGCGTTCCCGTTGGTCAACGTCAACGAAATCTTCCACCTCGACCTGTCGACCACCAACGTTGTGGACGGTCAGGAAGTGGTGATCGTGCGGGACAAGGCGCTGCCGTTGTTCTACCTCAAGCGCTGGCTGGTCAGCTCCGCCGCTCACGAAGAGCAGCGTGAGGGCCACGTGGTGATCCTTTCGGTAGGCACTCAGCGGATCGGCTTCGTCGTCGATCAACTGGTCGGTCAGGAAGAAGTGGTCATCAAGCCATTGGGCAAAATGCTCCAGGGCACTCCGGGCATGTCCGGCGCCACCATTACCGGTGACGGCCGCATCGCGCTGATTCTCGATGTTCCAAGCATGCTCAAGCGTTACGCCGCACGGCGTATTTGA
- a CDS encoding protein phosphatase CheZ: MEHNESSQGDFESTLKKHAVELVESLEKGRFGDAVQLIHELNQTRDRGLYQEVGKLTRELHSAIVNFQIDPNMPQAEEVSQITDATERLGYVVKLTEAAANRTMDLVESATPVVNGLADEAQTLSADWGRFMRREVGAEEFRELARRVDGFLSRSSTDNRAVSSNLNDILLAQDYQDLTGQVIKRVTQLVTEVESNLLKLVLMASQVDRFAGIEHDRAAMLAEKDPQKHLSQGEGPQIHADKREDVVSGQDDVDDLLSSLGF, encoded by the coding sequence ATGGAGCATAACGAATCTTCACAGGGCGATTTCGAGTCGACCCTGAAAAAACACGCGGTCGAACTGGTCGAAAGCCTTGAAAAAGGCAGGTTCGGCGACGCTGTGCAACTGATCCATGAGCTCAATCAGACCCGTGACCGTGGCCTGTACCAGGAAGTGGGCAAGCTCACACGTGAACTGCACAGTGCGATCGTCAACTTCCAGATCGACCCGAACATGCCACAGGCCGAGGAAGTGTCGCAAATCACCGACGCCACCGAACGCCTGGGCTATGTGGTCAAGCTGACAGAGGCCGCGGCCAACCGCACCATGGATCTGGTGGAAAGCGCCACGCCGGTGGTCAATGGTCTGGCTGATGAAGCGCAGACCTTGAGTGCCGATTGGGGTCGCTTCATGCGTCGCGAGGTCGGGGCTGAAGAGTTCCGTGAACTGGCGCGCCGGGTCGACGGTTTTCTGTCACGCAGCAGCACGGACAACCGTGCGGTGTCGAGCAATCTCAACGACATCCTGCTGGCCCAGGATTACCAGGACCTGACCGGTCAGGTGATCAAGCGTGTGACCCAACTGGTCACCGAAGTCGAAAGCAATTTGCTCAAACTTGTGCTCATGGCCAGTCAGGTCGACCGCTTTGCGGGCATCGAACATGACCGCGCCGCGATGCTTGCAGAAAAAGATCCACAAAAACATCTCTCGCAGGGTGAAGGTCCGCAGATTCATGCCGATAAACGAGAAGACGTTGTGTCCGGTCAGGACGATGTGGACGATTTGTTATCCAGCCTCGGGTTCTAG
- a CDS encoding chemotaxis response regulator CheY, which yields MKILIVDDFSTMRRIIKNLLRDLGFTNTVEADDGVTAIPVLNSGSIDFLVTDWNMPGMTGIDLLRHVRADEKLKHLPVLMVTAEAKREQIIEAAQAGVNGYVVKPFTAQALKDKIEKIFERIG from the coding sequence ATGAAAATCCTCATCGTTGATGACTTCTCAACGATGCGGCGGATCATCAAGAACCTGCTGCGTGATCTTGGGTTCACCAACACCGTCGAGGCTGACGATGGCGTGACTGCCATTCCAGTGCTCAACAGCGGCAGCATCGACTTTCTGGTAACGGACTGGAACATGCCGGGCATGACCGGTATCGACCTGCTGCGCCACGTGCGTGCCGATGAAAAACTCAAGCACCTGCCAGTGCTGATGGTGACTGCAGAAGCCAAGCGCGAGCAGATCATTGAAGCCGCTCAGGCCGGTGTAAACGGCTACGTAGTCAAACCTTTCACGGCTCAGGCGTTGAAAGACAAAATCGAGAAGATTTTCGAACGCATCGGCTGA
- the fliA gene encoding RNA polymerase sigma factor FliA codes for MTASGMNYYKKSARDAQYELIERYAPLVKRIAYHLLARLPASVQVEDLIQAGMIGLLEVSTKYDASKGASFETYAGIRIRGAMLDEVRKGDWAPRSVHRNTRMVSDAIRSIEAKTGRDAKDHEVAAELQLSLDDYYGILNDTLGSRLFSFDDLLQDGEHEGLHEDGASAHLEPSRDLEDERFQAALADAIANLPERERLVLALYYDEELNLKEIGEVLGVSESRVSQLHSQCAARLRGRLGEWRAR; via the coding sequence ATGACCGCAAGCGGTATGAACTACTACAAGAAGTCGGCACGTGACGCGCAGTACGAACTGATCGAGCGTTACGCGCCACTGGTCAAACGCATTGCCTATCACTTGCTGGCACGTTTGCCGGCGAGTGTGCAGGTCGAAGACCTGATCCAGGCCGGAATGATCGGCCTGCTCGAAGTCTCGACCAAATATGACGCCAGCAAAGGCGCCAGTTTCGAAACGTACGCGGGCATCCGAATCCGCGGCGCGATGCTCGACGAAGTGCGCAAAGGGGACTGGGCGCCACGCTCGGTTCACCGCAATACCCGTATGGTCAGTGACGCAATTCGCTCAATTGAAGCTAAAACCGGCCGTGATGCTAAAGATCACGAGGTTGCGGCCGAACTCCAATTGAGTCTCGACGATTACTACGGGATTTTGAATGACACCTTGGGCAGCCGCCTGTTCAGTTTCGACGATCTGTTGCAGGACGGCGAACACGAAGGGCTGCACGAGGATGGCGCGAGTGCTCATCTTGAGCCGTCACGCGATCTGGAAGATGAACGTTTCCAGGCGGCGTTGGCGGACGCGATTGCCAATTTGCCGGAGCGTGAGCGACTGGTGTTGGCGCTGTACTACGACGAAGAGCTGAACCTCAAGGAGATCGGTGAAGTCCTTGGCGTCAGTGAATCGCGGGTCAGCCAGTTACACAGCCAGTGCGCGGCCCGTTTGCGGGGGCGTTTGGGGGAGTGGCGAGCGCGCTGA
- the fleN gene encoding flagellar synthesis regulator FleN, which produces MGSMHPVQVIAVTGGKGGVGKTNVSVNLSLALAELGRRVMLLDADLGLANVDVLLGLTPKRTLADVIEGRCELRDVLLQGPGGIRIVPAASGTQSMVHLSPAQHAGLIQAFSDIGDNLDVLVIDTAAGIGDSVVSFVRAAQEVLLVVCDEPTSITDAYALIKLLNRDYGMNRFRVLANMAQSPQEGRNLFAKLTKVTDRFLDVALQYVGAVPYDESVRKAVQKQRAVYEAFPRSKCALAFKAIAQKVDTWPLPANPRGHLEFFVERLVQQTAGPVL; this is translated from the coding sequence ATGGGCAGCATGCATCCCGTACAGGTGATCGCGGTGACCGGCGGCAAAGGTGGCGTCGGCAAGACTAACGTGTCAGTGAACTTGTCGCTGGCGCTGGCAGAGCTTGGCCGTCGGGTCATGCTGCTGGACGCCGATCTGGGACTGGCGAACGTCGACGTTTTGTTGGGTCTGACCCCTAAACGCACACTGGCCGACGTGATCGAAGGCCGTTGCGAATTGCGCGACGTGCTGTTGCAAGGCCCCGGTGGCATCCGCATCGTCCCGGCCGCGTCCGGCACGCAAAGCATGGTGCACCTGAGCCCGGCGCAACATGCCGGTCTGATTCAGGCGTTCAGCGACATCGGCGACAATCTCGACGTACTGGTGATCGACACCGCTGCGGGTATTGGTGACTCGGTAGTCAGTTTTGTACGCGCCGCACAAGAAGTGTTGCTGGTGGTCTGCGACGAGCCAACCTCGATCACCGACGCCTACGCGCTGATCAAGTTGCTCAACCGCGATTACGGCATGAACCGCTTTCGCGTGCTGGCCAACATGGCGCAGAGCCCGCAGGAAGGGCGCAACCTGTTCGCTAAGTTGACCAAGGTCACGGATCGCTTCCTTGACGTCGCTCTACAATACGTCGGCGCCGTGCCTTACGACGAAAGCGTGCGTAAAGCGGTGCAGAAGCAGCGTGCTGTGTATGAAGCCTTCCCGCGTTCCAAGTGCGCGCTGGCGTTCAAGGCGATCGCGCAGAAGGTCGACACCTGGCCGCTGCCCGCCAACCCGCGTGGCCACCTTGAGTTTTTCGTCGAGCGCCTCGTGCAGCAAACGGCAGGGCCCGTGCTATGA
- the flhF gene encoding flagellar biosynthesis protein FlhF, producing MQVKRFFAADMRQAMKLVRDELGADAAIIGNRRIAGGVELTAALDYKLSALAPRVPNMELEDELRKTQSRIVTAQAELSLRGEADGNSNRQIFAGLPLTAGLPLTAAEPLSEPTYAAPARPAPAPAQSSGGVDPRALDSMRFELNSLRELMEVQLGTLAWNQLQGSRPAQANLYRRLQRIGLSGPLSRDLLAMITDIEEPRQAWRMLLAHLARMIAVPEVEPLEEGGVIAMVGPAGMGKTTTLAKLAARYVLKYGAQNVALVSMDSFRIGAQEQLKTLGRILNVPVTHVDPGQSLVQALDPLLRKRVVLIDTAGLQASDPALRMQLESLAGRGIRSKNYLVLATTSQKQVLTAAYHSYKRCGLAGCILTKLDETASLGEVLSLAISHELPVAYLTDGPRIPDDLHLPRRHQLVSRAVSVQMQEEPSEEAMADMFADIYHSPTKQVG from the coding sequence ATGCAAGTTAAGCGTTTCTTTGCCGCCGATATGCGTCAGGCCATGAAGCTGGTTCGTGATGAGCTGGGCGCTGATGCCGCCATCATTGGCAATCGCCGCATTGCCGGCGGTGTCGAGCTGACGGCGGCACTGGATTACAAATTGTCGGCCCTGGCGCCACGGGTTCCGAACATGGAACTCGAAGACGAGCTGCGCAAGACCCAGTCGCGCATCGTCACCGCTCAGGCCGAGTTGAGCCTGCGTGGCGAAGCTGATGGCAATAGCAATCGCCAGATCTTCGCCGGGCTGCCGTTGACGGCTGGCCTGCCGCTGACCGCTGCCGAACCGCTGAGCGAGCCGACTTACGCCGCCCCGGCGCGTCCGGCCCCGGCGCCTGCGCAGTCTTCCGGCGGCGTTGATCCGCGTGCACTGGATTCGATGCGTTTCGAATTGAACAGCCTGCGCGAGCTGATGGAAGTTCAGCTCGGCACTCTGGCCTGGAATCAGTTGCAAGGCAGTCGTCCGGCGCAAGCCAACCTGTATCGCCGTCTGCAACGTATCGGTCTGTCCGGCCCGTTGTCGCGCGATCTGCTGGCGATGATCACTGATATCGAAGAACCCCGTCAGGCCTGGCGCATGTTGCTTGCGCACCTGGCGCGGATGATTGCCGTGCCGGAAGTCGAGCCGCTGGAAGAGGGCGGTGTGATTGCCATGGTCGGCCCTGCCGGCATGGGCAAGACCACTACTCTCGCCAAGCTTGCCGCGCGTTATGTGCTGAAATACGGCGCGCAGAATGTCGCGCTGGTGAGCATGGACAGTTTCCGTATCGGCGCTCAGGAACAACTGAAGACGCTGGGCCGCATTCTCAATGTGCCAGTGACTCACGTCGATCCGGGCCAATCGCTGGTGCAGGCGCTGGATCCATTGCTGCGCAAACGCGTGGTATTGATCGATACTGCCGGCCTGCAAGCCAGTGATCCGGCGCTGCGCATGCAGCTGGAAAGTCTGGCCGGGCGTGGCATTCGTTCAAAAAATTATCTGGTCTTGGCAACCACCAGCCAGAAACAGGTTCTAACCGCCGCTTATCACAGTTACAAGCGTTGCGGGCTAGCCGGGTGCATCCTGACTAAACTGGATGAAACGGCCAGCCTTGGCGAAGTGTTGAGCCTGGCGATCAGTCATGAATTGCCGGTCGCGTACCTGACCGATGGCCCACGGATTCCGGATGATTTGCATCTGCCGCGCCGTCATCAACTGGTCAGCCGCGCCGTCAGCGTGCAAATGCAGGAAGAACCCAGCGAAGAAGCCATGGCTGACATGTTCGCTGATATCTATCACAGCCCGACCAAGCAGGTAGGCTGA